The Periplaneta americana isolate PAMFEO1 chromosome 2, P.americana_PAMFEO1_priV1, whole genome shotgun sequence genome has a window encoding:
- the LOC138694299 gene encoding uncharacterized protein isoform X3, translated as MSDSDDDICLPEIFSPFRTKLKEIAIKLDPEATLSQRRRDEEFDFQICQAKELISHGIKEVVGGEPASPSTDSNGEEIEDLVESCRTINTGQIKLVPPKRCTFDVAECCRLYNKDSLIIKNFKTVDDKLSKYLLETNTSELHDYICKGNFKRSFSQDVDINPLCWYLLFLMSVHPDEKFVFVCSDTLEYILEDWCPTLDGILVIFINWGILPDLLKLDEVLLDNIPLNIEDEKLAPSPRFSDYNVQVVLELLYSVAPSLAANSNASKFNNFLRILVLSALDNGFTSPKLKSRFSICIGQLLSCIPDEQWTTARVSDISEALHCAGKEDFYIHMDICCSLLSMSSRAVEVAEVLAFTTLNNLLAKELKKELYIESRDLYQLVKHYGYIHKLSFPVQYALVKLLGFCIERRHVSDTLTLDQIKSMITWLSNLKGLLFSVVEDIDSGIVQELIARCLSSWHIIKTEMTLSSVTDCSVTQAEDM; from the exons ATGAGTGACTCAGATGATGACATTTGTCTGCCAGAGATATTTTCGCCTTTCAGAACTAAACTAAAG GAGATAGCAATAAAACTTGATCCAGAAGCTACTCTCTCACAACGGAGGAGAGATGAAGAGTTTGACTTCCAGATTTGTCAGGCGAAGGAACTAATTAGCCATG GAATAAAAGAAGTAGTAGGTGGAGAACCAGCATCTCCAAGTACAGATTCCAATGGTGAAGAAATTGAAGACCTAGTTGAAAGTTGTCGTACAATTAACACAGGACAAATAAAACTTGTTCCTCCAAAACGATGTACGTTTGATGTTGCTGAATGTTGTCGACTGTACAACAAAG ATTCACTCATCATCAAAAACTTCAAGACGGTCGATGATAAGTTGTCAAAATACTTGCTTGAAACAAACACATCTGAACTCCATGATTACATCTGCAAAGGAAACTTCAAG cgTTCCTTTTCTCAAGATGTGGATATCAATCCTTTATGTTGGTACTTACTGTTTCTGATGTCAGTGCACCCAGATGAGAAGTTTGTCTTTGTGTGTTCAGACACTCTTGAGTACATTTTGGAAGACTGGTGTCCTACTTTAGATGGTATCCTTGTAATCTtcataaactggg GTATACTTCCAGATTTACTAAAATTAGATGAAGTATTATTGGACAATATTCCTTTGAACATAGAAGATGAGAAACTTGCACCAAGTCCAAGATTCAGTGACTACAATGTACAAGTG GTCTTGGAACTGCTCTATTCCGTTGCTCCATCCCTTGCTGCAAATAGTAATGcaagtaaatttaataattttctgcgCATTTTAGTACTCTCAGCTTTGGACAATGGCTTCACTTCACCGAAACTGAAGTCACGATTCTCCATATGTATTGGACAATTGCTCAGTTGTATACCTGACGAACAATGGACTACAGCAAGG GTGTCCGACATCAGTGAGGCTCTACATTGTGCTGGGAAAGAGGATTTTTATATCCATATGGATATTTGCTGCTCACTGCTGTCGATGTCCTCACGTGCGGTAGAGGTTGCTGAAGTTCTGGCATTCACAACATTAAACAATCTGCTGGCAAAAGAATTGAAGAAGGAACTGTACATCGAGAGTAGAGATCTGTACCAGTTGGTTAAACATTATGGCTACATTCATAAACTCAGTTTCCCAGTGCAGTATGCATTGGTGAAGCTTTTGGGATTCTGTATTGAGAGGAGACACGTCAGTGACACTCTGACCCTG gaCCAGATAAAATCAATGATTACCTGGCTGAGCAATCTGAAGGGCCTACTGTTCAGTGTTGTAGAAGACATCGATTCAGGAATAGTACAAGAACTGATTGCCCGATGTCTGTCATCTTGGcatattataaaaactgaaatgacCCTTTCCAGTGTTACAGACTGTAGTGTGACACAGGCTG AGGATATGTAA
- the LOC138694299 gene encoding uncharacterized protein isoform X2, whose protein sequence is MSDSDDDICLPEIFSPFRTKLKEIAIKLDPEATLSQRRRDEEFDFQICQAKELISHGIKEVVGGEPASPSTDSNGEEIEDLVESCRTINTGQIKLVPPKRCTFDVAECCRLYNKDSLIIKNFKTVDDKLSKYLLETNTSELHDYICKGNFKRSFSQDVDINPLCWYLLFLMSVHPDEKFVFVCSDTLEYILEDWCPTLDGILVIFINWGILPDLLKLDEVLLDNIPLNIEDEKLAPSPRFSDYNVQVVLELLYSVAPSLAANSNASKFNNFLRILVLSALDNGFTSPKLKSRFSICIGQLLSCIPDEQWTTARVSDISEALHCAGKEDFYIHMDICCSLLSMSSRAVEVAEVLAFTTLNNLLAKELKKELYIESRDLYQLVKHYGYIHKLSFPVQYALVKLLGFCIERRHVSDTLTLDQIKSMITWLSNLKGLLFSVVEDIDSGIVQELIARCLSSWHIIKTEMTLSSVTDCSVTQAGMSLS, encoded by the exons ATGAGTGACTCAGATGATGACATTTGTCTGCCAGAGATATTTTCGCCTTTCAGAACTAAACTAAAG GAGATAGCAATAAAACTTGATCCAGAAGCTACTCTCTCACAACGGAGGAGAGATGAAGAGTTTGACTTCCAGATTTGTCAGGCGAAGGAACTAATTAGCCATG GAATAAAAGAAGTAGTAGGTGGAGAACCAGCATCTCCAAGTACAGATTCCAATGGTGAAGAAATTGAAGACCTAGTTGAAAGTTGTCGTACAATTAACACAGGACAAATAAAACTTGTTCCTCCAAAACGATGTACGTTTGATGTTGCTGAATGTTGTCGACTGTACAACAAAG ATTCACTCATCATCAAAAACTTCAAGACGGTCGATGATAAGTTGTCAAAATACTTGCTTGAAACAAACACATCTGAACTCCATGATTACATCTGCAAAGGAAACTTCAAG cgTTCCTTTTCTCAAGATGTGGATATCAATCCTTTATGTTGGTACTTACTGTTTCTGATGTCAGTGCACCCAGATGAGAAGTTTGTCTTTGTGTGTTCAGACACTCTTGAGTACATTTTGGAAGACTGGTGTCCTACTTTAGATGGTATCCTTGTAATCTtcataaactggg GTATACTTCCAGATTTACTAAAATTAGATGAAGTATTATTGGACAATATTCCTTTGAACATAGAAGATGAGAAACTTGCACCAAGTCCAAGATTCAGTGACTACAATGTACAAGTG GTCTTGGAACTGCTCTATTCCGTTGCTCCATCCCTTGCTGCAAATAGTAATGcaagtaaatttaataattttctgcgCATTTTAGTACTCTCAGCTTTGGACAATGGCTTCACTTCACCGAAACTGAAGTCACGATTCTCCATATGTATTGGACAATTGCTCAGTTGTATACCTGACGAACAATGGACTACAGCAAGG GTGTCCGACATCAGTGAGGCTCTACATTGTGCTGGGAAAGAGGATTTTTATATCCATATGGATATTTGCTGCTCACTGCTGTCGATGTCCTCACGTGCGGTAGAGGTTGCTGAAGTTCTGGCATTCACAACATTAAACAATCTGCTGGCAAAAGAATTGAAGAAGGAACTGTACATCGAGAGTAGAGATCTGTACCAGTTGGTTAAACATTATGGCTACATTCATAAACTCAGTTTCCCAGTGCAGTATGCATTGGTGAAGCTTTTGGGATTCTGTATTGAGAGGAGACACGTCAGTGACACTCTGACCCTG gaCCAGATAAAATCAATGATTACCTGGCTGAGCAATCTGAAGGGCCTACTGTTCAGTGTTGTAGAAGACATCGATTCAGGAATAGTACAAGAACTGATTGCCCGATGTCTGTCATCTTGGcatattataaaaactgaaatgacCCTTTCCAGTGTTACAGACTGTAGTGTGACACAGGCTGGTATGAGTCTGTCGTAG